Proteins from one Gammaproteobacteria bacterium CG11_big_fil_rev_8_21_14_0_20_46_22 genomic window:
- the rfbD gene encoding dTDP-4-dehydrorhamnose reductase — translation MKILITGANGQLAKALKARLSSRYDLLLLTREALDITDELAVKAVFEHEKPTMVINTAAYNLVDQAESDVDSAMWVNGRAPGILARCATDCGARLIHVSTDFVFSGQKALYSLNDQPDPISVYGQSKAQGERAVLDVSPSHLVIRTAWVYSPNPGNFVTNMLELMKTKTRLTIVDDQIGSPTATASLALAIERAIECPEVCGLQHITDAGVASRYDFAVMIHEYALSMGLLSQPIELLPVSSQAFTMPAKRPHSVVLDKQATWQALGIEPKAWQLSLKEIMTELKKAHAV, via the coding sequence ATGAAGATTCTAATCACAGGGGCGAATGGCCAGCTCGCCAAAGCGCTCAAAGCGCGGCTATCGAGTCGTTATGATTTGCTGCTGCTGACCCGAGAAGCTCTGGATATTACTGATGAGCTCGCCGTTAAAGCCGTTTTTGAACATGAAAAGCCGACCATGGTGATTAACACGGCAGCGTATAATTTGGTCGATCAGGCCGAAAGTGATGTTGACTCTGCCATGTGGGTGAATGGCCGAGCCCCTGGCATCTTAGCGCGATGTGCGACAGATTGTGGCGCACGATTAATACATGTTTCCACGGATTTTGTTTTTTCAGGTCAAAAGGCGCTCTACAGTTTAAACGATCAACCCGATCCCATCAGTGTGTACGGTCAAAGCAAGGCTCAAGGCGAGCGGGCCGTGCTTGATGTTAGTCCTTCACACTTAGTGATTCGAACGGCGTGGGTGTATTCGCCTAACCCAGGCAACTTTGTGACCAACATGCTTGAGCTTATGAAAACCAAAACCCGCTTAACGATTGTGGATGATCAAATTGGCTCACCGACGGCTACGGCAAGTTTGGCATTGGCGATAGAGCGAGCGATTGAGTGCCCGGAAGTTTGTGGCCTGCAGCATATCACTGATGCCGGTGTGGCCAGCCGTTATGATTTCGCGGTGATGATTCATGAATATGCTTTGAGCATGGGGTTATTAAGCCAGCCTATTGAGTTGTTGCCGGTGAGCTCACAAGCGTTTACTATGCCGGCAAAACGACCGCACTCTGTGGTCTTAGATAAGCAAGCGACCTGGCAAGCCTTGGGTATTGAGCCCAAAGCTTGGCAGTTAAGCTTGAAAGAAATCATGACGGAGTTGAAAAAAGCCCATGCCGTTTAA
- a CDS encoding glutamyl-tRNA reductase translates to MSKISVCGLNFKTAPIEIREHCALDHARQQAFMADIIAQTTASQVVILVTCNRTEIYSDSNQAREILFLLQSHSGVDLDTLNNVYYEYQGQMAVEHMMRVASGMDSMVVGETEIFGQLKRAFDFSEMHGVLGGSFHRLMLCVNSVAKSIRESTRLGMCPVSVASIASKRAKELVGNISSPSVMIVGSGETSKLMAQYIARMNFASIVIAARNQEAAKDIASLCNAQTITLAQIHDALPFVDVVMSATASQVPVIGKGAVESALEQRNYKSMVFIDMAMPRDVEPEVAELEVVTVLSVDDLREEAENNVSMREHTLAKVETLITREAAKFIRSLDGDDTGPLLKALYAKASTLRENELKKCRRMIDSGANIDEVLDYLSRSITNKLLHEPSLLMRYADQLDQPDLRDFVQALFKQH, encoded by the coding sequence ATGAGCAAGATATCTGTTTGCGGTTTAAACTTTAAAACGGCGCCGATTGAGATTCGCGAGCATTGTGCGCTCGATCATGCTCGTCAGCAAGCTTTCATGGCCGACATTATTGCCCAAACCACGGCGAGTCAGGTGGTCATATTGGTCACGTGCAATCGCACAGAAATTTACAGTGATTCTAATCAAGCGCGTGAAATTTTGTTTTTGCTACAGTCGCACAGCGGTGTCGATTTGGATACTTTGAATAACGTCTATTACGAATACCAAGGCCAGATGGCGGTGGAGCACATGATGCGCGTGGCCTCAGGCATGGATTCGATGGTGGTGGGTGAGACCGAAATTTTTGGTCAGCTTAAGCGCGCCTTTGACTTTTCTGAAATGCACGGCGTGTTGGGTGGAAGTTTTCATCGCTTGATGTTATGTGTGAACAGTGTGGCTAAATCGATTCGTGAAAGCACCCGCTTGGGCATGTGTCCAGTTTCTGTGGCCTCTATTGCCAGCAAGCGCGCGAAAGAGTTGGTTGGAAATATCAGTTCGCCATCCGTAATGATTGTCGGCAGCGGTGAGACCAGTAAGCTCATGGCGCAATACATCGCTCGCATGAATTTTGCTTCTATTGTTATTGCTGCACGTAATCAAGAGGCTGCTAAAGACATCGCCAGTTTATGCAATGCGCAAACAATTACCTTGGCTCAAATTCATGATGCGCTTCCCTTCGTGGATGTGGTGATGAGCGCAACAGCTAGCCAAGTGCCGGTTATCGGCAAGGGGGCTGTGGAGTCTGCGCTGGAGCAGCGTAATTATAAATCCATGGTGTTTATTGATATGGCTATGCCGCGCGATGTCGAGCCTGAAGTGGCCGAGCTTGAGGTTGTGACTGTGTTAAGCGTGGATGATTTGCGTGAAGAAGCTGAAAATAATGTTTCGATGCGCGAGCACACCTTGGCCAAAGTGGAAACCTTAATCACGCGCGAAGCCGCGAAATTTATTCGCAGTTTGGATGGTGATGATACTGGCCCTTTGCTCAAAGCGTTGTATGCGAAAGCTTCAACCTTGCGTGAAAATGAATTAAAAAAATGCCGCCGTATGATCGACTCTGGCGCGAATATTGATGAAGTATTAGATTATTTATCTCGCAGCATCACGAATAAATTATTGCACGAGCCTAGTCTCTTGATGCGCTATGCTGATCAGCTGGATCAACCCGATTTGCGTGACTTTGTTCAGGCCCTCTTTAAACAACATTAG
- the lolB gene encoding outer membrane lipoprotein LolB, protein MGTVYQNLTLSAKQITIAALPIMMILKMRLTQFAKISLLCILLGACAVMSQAPLNQNLSWTQRQAQLKSIAHWTIHGSLALATTQKAFNASVVWQQTAMNRYTLHLFGPLGLGAVNVSRDAKGVTIVTSEKQPIHGQNTESLLQQELGWSLPIHNFYYWVRGLPAPGSHATKHFDQYHHLSSLSTRQWRVDYLSYMNVNGVDLPHKIRFTSPFTRAVLVISDWKL, encoded by the coding sequence GTGGGCACAGTTTATCAAAATTTGACCCTGTCAGCCAAACAAATTACCATCGCTGCATTGCCAATAATGATGATCTTAAAGATGCGCCTGACACAATTTGCCAAAATCAGCCTGCTTTGCATTTTACTCGGTGCGTGTGCCGTCATGAGCCAAGCCCCTTTAAACCAAAATCTGTCTTGGACTCAACGCCAAGCACAACTGAAATCCATCGCCCACTGGACCATCCACGGCTCGCTGGCCCTGGCCACCACGCAAAAAGCCTTCAACGCCAGCGTGGTTTGGCAACAAACCGCGATGAACCGTTACACCCTGCACCTCTTTGGCCCACTGGGCCTGGGCGCTGTGAATGTTAGCCGTGATGCCAAAGGGGTAACCATCGTCACTAGCGAGAAACAACCTATCCACGGCCAAAATACCGAAAGCTTATTACAGCAAGAGCTAGGCTGGAGCTTACCGATTCATAATTTCTATTACTGGGTACGCGGCTTGCCAGCACCCGGCTCGCACGCGACAAAACATTTTGATCAGTATCATCACTTAAGCTCACTGAGCACACGTCAATGGCGCGTGGATTATTTATCCTATATGAATGTGAACGGTGTGGACTTGCCGCATAAAATACGCTTCACCTCACCGTTTACCCGCGCGGTACTGGTGATTTCAGATTGGAAACTTTAA
- the rfbC gene encoding dTDP-4-dehydrorhamnose 3,5-epimerase, whose amino-acid sequence MPFKFTPLSIPDVVLIEPKVFPDARGFFMETYHHEAFYEAGITVDFVQDNHSLSQKGILRGLHYQLNPHAQGKLLRVVSGAVMDYVVDIRKGSPTFGRVVSQRLDAERHNMLWVPAGFAHGFLTLEDHSAFLYKTTDLYTPSLERTISFFDPALGIDLPKGDFVMADKDRHAPGLSDAENNYVYG is encoded by the coding sequence ATGCCGTTTAAATTTACACCTTTGTCGATTCCTGATGTTGTGCTTATTGAACCTAAAGTATTTCCTGATGCGCGCGGTTTTTTTATGGAAACCTACCATCACGAAGCTTTTTATGAAGCGGGCATTACTGTTGATTTTGTCCAAGATAATCATTCGCTGTCGCAAAAAGGTATTTTGCGTGGCCTGCATTATCAGCTCAATCCGCATGCCCAAGGCAAACTGTTGCGCGTGGTCAGTGGTGCGGTGATGGACTATGTGGTTGATATACGAAAAGGCTCGCCCACCTTTGGTCGGGTTGTTTCACAGCGCTTAGATGCCGAACGTCACAATATGCTCTGGGTGCCAGCAGGTTTTGCCCATGGTTTCTTAACGCTTGAAGATCACAGCGCGTTTTTATACAAAACTACCGATCTGTATACGCCCTCACTTGAGCGCACGATTTCTTTTTTTGATCCCGCACTTGGGATTGATTTGCCCAAAGGCGATTTTGTGATGGCCGATAAAGACCGTCATGCGCCAGGGCTTTCGGATGCGGAGAATAATTATGTATACGGGTAA
- the rfbB gene encoding dTDP-glucose 4,6-dehydratase, with the protein MYTGKRYLVTGGAGFIGSHFVRLLLSKPSVECVVNVDALTYAGSLENVADCAADDRYHFSHTDICDGKAIASLLREHGIDTLVHFAAESHVDRSISGPAAFIQTNLVGTFSLLEEARLFWLGEKKWDEARCRFHHISTDEVYGTLKKDEPAFTEVHRYEPNSPYSASKAGSDHLVRAYQHTYGLPVTTSNCSNNYGSYQHAEKLIPTIIRSCAKGEPIPVYGDGSNIRDWLHVKDHCEAIDTIIQTAQVGSVYNIGSDNEQNNLAIVKMICAIMDELRPEGAPHERLISFVQDRAGHDWRYAINGEKIERELAWKANIRFEAGLRETVEFYLERV; encoded by the coding sequence ATGTATACGGGTAAACGTTATTTAGTGACGGGGGGTGCCGGTTTTATCGGTTCGCACTTTGTGCGCTTGCTGCTCTCAAAGCCGAGTGTTGAATGTGTGGTGAATGTGGATGCGTTGACGTATGCAGGTTCGCTGGAGAATGTGGCTGATTGCGCGGCCGATGATCGCTATCATTTTTCTCACACAGATATTTGTGATGGCAAAGCCATTGCCAGCCTTTTGCGAGAGCACGGTATCGATACCCTCGTGCATTTTGCGGCCGAATCGCATGTGGATCGCTCGATCAGCGGGCCTGCTGCTTTTATACAAACCAATTTGGTCGGCACCTTTTCTTTACTCGAAGAAGCGCGTTTGTTTTGGTTGGGTGAAAAAAAATGGGATGAAGCACGGTGTCGTTTTCATCACATCTCAACCGATGAAGTGTATGGCACACTGAAAAAAGATGAGCCTGCGTTTACTGAAGTGCATCGCTATGAACCGAATTCCCCCTATTCAGCAAGTAAGGCCGGCTCAGATCATTTGGTGCGCGCCTACCAACACACCTACGGTTTGCCTGTCACCACATCAAACTGCTCGAACAACTACGGCTCGTATCAACATGCGGAAAAATTAATCCCGACGATTATTCGAAGCTGTGCGAAAGGCGAGCCGATCCCTGTGTACGGCGATGGTTCCAATATTCGTGATTGGCTGCATGTGAAAGATCACTGCGAAGCGATCGATACCATTATTCAAACAGCGCAGGTAGGCAGTGTGTACAACATCGGCTCGGATAACGAACAAAACAATCTTGCGATCGTGAAAATGATTTGTGCGATCATGGATGAGCTGCGCCCCGAGGGCGCACCGCATGAGCGCCTGATCAGTTTTGTACAAGACCGTGCGGGTCATGATTGGCGCTATGCAATCAATGGTGAAAAAATTGAGCGTGAGCTCGCCTGGAAAGCCAACATCCGTTTTGAAGCGGGTTTGCGCGAAACCGTCGAATTTTACTTAGAGAGAGTATAA